From Streptomyces sp. NBC_00775, one genomic window encodes:
- a CDS encoding RNA polymerase sigma factor SigF: MSADQGSSKVLTLTKSEAAPETHDALHDVPALPAPDAAPAAPAPEAVKAPESSGAIDTRTLSRSLFLRLAALGENSPERAYVRDTLIELNLPLVRYAAARFRSRNEPMEDIVQVGTIGLIKAIDRFDCERGVEFPTFAMPTVVGEIKRFFRDTSWSVRVPRRLQELRLALTKASDELSQKLDRSPTVTELAAVLGVSEEDVVDGLAVGNAYTASSLDSPAPEDDGGEGSLADRLGYEDTALEGVEYRESLKPLLAKLPPRERRIIMLRFFANMTQSQIGEEVGISQMHVSRLLTRTLAQLREGLISD, encoded by the coding sequence ATGTCCGCAGACCAGGGCAGCTCGAAGGTGCTCACGCTCACGAAGAGCGAAGCAGCGCCCGAGACGCACGACGCGCTTCACGATGTCCCGGCCCTTCCGGCCCCCGACGCCGCTCCGGCCGCCCCGGCCCCCGAAGCCGTCAAGGCCCCCGAGTCCTCGGGCGCCATCGACACCCGCACCCTGTCCCGCTCCCTGTTCCTGCGGCTCGCCGCACTCGGCGAGAACAGCCCTGAGCGCGCCTATGTCCGGGACACGCTCATCGAGCTCAACCTCCCGCTCGTCCGGTACGCGGCAGCGCGCTTCCGCTCCCGCAACGAGCCGATGGAGGACATCGTCCAGGTCGGCACCATCGGCCTGATCAAGGCGATCGACCGCTTCGACTGCGAACGCGGTGTGGAGTTCCCGACCTTCGCGATGCCGACGGTCGTCGGCGAGATCAAGCGGTTCTTCCGCGACACGTCGTGGTCCGTCCGCGTCCCGCGCCGCCTCCAGGAGCTGCGCCTGGCCCTCACCAAGGCCAGCGACGAGCTCTCGCAGAAGCTCGACCGGTCTCCGACGGTCACCGAACTCGCCGCGGTCCTGGGCGTGTCCGAGGAGGACGTCGTCGACGGCCTCGCCGTGGGCAACGCGTACACCGCCTCGTCCCTCGACTCCCCCGCCCCCGAGGACGACGGCGGCGAGGGCTCCCTCGCGGACCGCCTCGGCTACGAGGACACGGCCCTGGAGGGCGTCGAGTACCGCGAGTCCCTCAAGCCGCTGCTCGCCAAGCTCCCGCCCCGCGAGCGCCGGATCATCATGCTCCGCTTCTTCGCGAACATGACCCAGTCGCAGATCGGCGAGGAGGTCGGCATCTCGCAGATGCACGTCTCCCGACTGCTGACCCGGACCCTGGCGCAGCTGCGGGAAGGGCTCATCTCCGACTGA
- a CDS encoding RNA polymerase sigma factor SigF, whose amino-acid sequence MTVSASTAPPQEEAPAPAQAPTPAPPQEATPEVTQEITQEVAQDPAPERRRGADTRALTQVLFGQLKTLQPGTAEHNRVRGALIEANLPLVRYAAARFRSRNEPMEDVVQVGTIGLINAIDRFDPDRGVQFPTFAMPTVVGEIKRYFRDNVRTVHVPRRLHELWVQVNSATEDLTTAFGRSPSTAEIAERLRITEEEVLSCIEAGRSYHATSLEAAQEGDGLPGLLDRLGYEDPALDGVEHRDLVRHLLVQLPEREQRILLLRYYSNLTQSQISAELGVSQMHVSRLLARSFARLRSANRIEA is encoded by the coding sequence TTGACCGTGTCGGCCAGTACTGCGCCGCCCCAGGAGGAAGCCCCGGCCCCGGCCCAGGCGCCGACCCCGGCACCACCCCAGGAAGCCACCCCGGAAGTCACGCAGGAAATCACCCAGGAGGTCGCGCAGGACCCCGCGCCGGAGCGGCGCCGCGGCGCCGACACCCGGGCCCTCACCCAGGTCCTCTTCGGCCAGCTCAAGACCCTGCAGCCGGGCACCGCGGAGCACAACCGCGTACGCGGGGCGCTCATCGAGGCCAACCTCCCGCTCGTCCGGTACGCGGCAGCGCGCTTCCGCAGCCGCAACGAGCCCATGGAGGACGTGGTCCAGGTCGGGACCATCGGGCTGATCAACGCCATCGACCGGTTCGACCCGGACCGGGGCGTGCAGTTCCCGACCTTCGCGATGCCGACCGTCGTCGGCGAGATCAAGCGGTACTTCCGCGACAACGTCCGCACCGTCCACGTACCGCGCCGGCTGCACGAGCTGTGGGTGCAGGTGAACAGCGCGACGGAGGACCTGACGACAGCCTTCGGGCGCTCACCCTCGACCGCCGAGATCGCCGAACGGCTGCGCATCACCGAGGAGGAGGTGCTGTCCTGCATCGAGGCGGGCCGCTCGTACCACGCGACCTCCCTCGAAGCGGCCCAGGAGGGCGACGGGCTGCCGGGACTGCTCGACCGGCTCGGCTACGAGGACCCGGCACTCGACGGGGTCGAACACCGCGACCTCGTACGGCATCTGCTCGTACAGCTGCCCGAGCGCGAGCAACGGATCCTTCTTCTGCGCTACTACAGCAATCTGACGCAGTCACAGATCAGCGCCGAGCTGGGAGTCTCCCAGATGCATGTGTCAAGGCTGCTCGCCCGTAGTTTCGCGCGTCTTCGATCCGCAAACAGGATCGAGGCATAA
- a CDS encoding Dabb family protein has translation MIRHLVLFKLNEGVERDDPRAVEGVAAFRALGDRIPELRFWECDWNITDRPIAYDFAINSAVDDADALKRYLEHPAHQAAAVLWREFSTWVIADYPF, from the coding sequence GTGATCCGCCATCTGGTCCTCTTCAAGCTCAACGAGGGCGTCGAGCGCGACGACCCGCGCGCCGTCGAGGGCGTCGCCGCCTTCCGCGCGCTCGGCGACCGGATTCCCGAGCTGCGGTTCTGGGAATGCGACTGGAACATCACCGACCGGCCCATCGCGTACGACTTCGCGATCAACTCCGCCGTCGACGACGCCGACGCCCTGAAGCGGTACTTGGAGCACCCGGCGCACCAGGCGGCCGCCGTGCTGTGGCGGGAGTTCTCGACCTGGGTGATCGCCGACTATCCGTTCTGA
- the tadA gene encoding tRNA adenosine(34) deaminase TadA, giving the protein MRLALDEAHRAVRGGDVPVGAVVLSPDGTTVLAAGHNEREATGDPTAHAEVLALRRAAAELGEWRLSGCTLVVTLEPCVMCAGALVQSRVDRVVYGARDEKAGAAGSLWDLVRDRRLNHRPEVIEGVLADECARTLTDFFRDRQTDFRPRPTLG; this is encoded by the coding sequence ATGCGGCTCGCCCTGGACGAGGCCCACCGGGCCGTCCGGGGCGGGGATGTTCCCGTCGGCGCTGTCGTGCTGTCCCCGGACGGTACGACGGTGCTCGCGGCCGGGCACAACGAACGCGAGGCCACCGGCGATCCGACGGCGCACGCCGAGGTCCTCGCGCTGCGCAGGGCCGCCGCGGAGCTCGGCGAGTGGCGGCTGTCCGGCTGCACGCTCGTCGTCACCCTGGAGCCCTGCGTGATGTGCGCGGGCGCGCTCGTGCAGTCCCGGGTGGACCGGGTCGTGTACGGGGCCCGGGACGAGAAGGCGGGCGCGGCCGGCTCCCTCTGGGACCTCGTACGCGACCGGCGGCTCAACCACCGGCCCGAGGTGATCGAGGGCGTCCTCGCCGACGAGTGCGCGCGCACGCTCACCGACTTCTTCCGGGACCGCCAAACGGATTTCAGACCACGGCCCACCTTGGGGTAA
- a CDS encoding tRNA adenosine deaminase-associated protein: MYFAALLARTEDGWEASDTELDDVESLSDLTDLAREASEADTVLVLIEQEDAWFGVVRVDGEEDPRIYVSDAAAASRSSYGEILLTDELLGRDPGDDDADLDSLDLDGTEDGEPDHENDSDDDEDESVSADAVSHSPVGDLAILADLGVSEKELLTLDEGDALSTIADALGAAEVLETVR; this comes from the coding sequence GTGTACTTCGCCGCACTGCTCGCGCGCACCGAAGACGGGTGGGAAGCGAGCGACACAGAGCTCGACGATGTGGAGAGCCTGTCGGATCTGACCGACCTGGCCCGTGAAGCCTCGGAGGCGGACACGGTCCTCGTACTCATCGAGCAGGAGGACGCGTGGTTCGGCGTCGTCCGCGTGGACGGCGAGGAGGACCCTCGCATCTACGTCTCGGACGCCGCCGCCGCTTCCCGCAGCTCGTACGGCGAGATCCTGCTCACGGACGAACTACTAGGACGGGATCCGGGCGACGACGACGCCGACCTGGACTCCCTCGACCTGGACGGCACGGAGGACGGTGAACCCGACCACGAAAACGACTCCGACGACGACGAGGACGAGAGCGTGTCCGCCGACGCCGTCTCGCACAGCCCCGTCGGGGACCTTGCCATCCTCGCGGACCTCGGAGTGAGCGAGAAGGAACTGCTCACCCTGGACGAAGGCGACGCGCTCAGCACGATCGCCGACGCCCTGGGTGCGGCGGAGGTCCTGGAGACCGTCCGCTAG
- the upp gene encoding uracil phosphoribosyltransferase, with amino-acid sequence MRLHVVDHPLVAHKLTTLRDQRTDSATFRRLADELVTLLAYEATRDVRTEQVDIVTPVASTTGVKLSYPRPLVVPILRAGLGMLDGMVRLLPTAEVGFLGMVRDEETLQASTYATRMPDDLSGRQVYVLDPMLATGGTLVAAIQELIKRGADDVTAVVLLAAPEGVEVMERELAGTPVTVVTASVDERLNEHGYIVPGLGDAGDRMYGAAE; translated from the coding sequence ATGCGTCTCCACGTCGTCGACCACCCCCTGGTCGCCCATAAGCTCACCACCCTGCGCGACCAGCGCACCGACTCCGCGACCTTCCGGCGGCTCGCCGACGAGCTGGTCACCCTGCTCGCCTACGAGGCCACCAGGGACGTACGCACGGAGCAGGTCGACATCGTGACCCCGGTCGCCTCCACGACGGGCGTCAAGCTCTCCTACCCGCGCCCCCTCGTCGTGCCGATCCTGCGCGCGGGCCTCGGCATGCTCGACGGCATGGTGCGGCTGCTGCCGACCGCCGAGGTGGGCTTCCTGGGCATGGTGCGCGACGAGGAGACGCTCCAGGCCTCCACGTACGCCACCCGCATGCCGGACGACCTCTCCGGGCGCCAGGTGTACGTCCTGGACCCGATGCTGGCCACCGGCGGCACGCTCGTCGCGGCGATCCAGGAGCTGATCAAGCGCGGCGCCGACGACGTCACCGCCGTGGTCCTCCTCGCCGCCCCCGAGGGCGTTGAGGTCATGGAGCGCGAACTGGCGGGCACGCCGGTCACCGTCGTCACGGCCTCGGTCGACGAGCGGCTCAACGAGCACGGTTACATCGTGCCGGGGCTGGGCGACGCGGGAGACCGGATGTACGGCGCGGCGGAGTGA
- a CDS encoding LytR C-terminal domain-containing protein gives MGGQYRITGDKYPRMRRPRGRRRLVFLVVASVTALGLIGWGTLQLIDVFTGGGDKATAAGPKADCATKVSASATPAAATAKTLPKPGQITVNVLNATPRSGLAKETADELEKRGFKIGDVGNATDAYDKKVEGAGILLGAKSAYSAALPVLNTQLPGAELKTDGRDKATEVDLIIGTGFKSLTKKDDADKALAVLAKPAPAPSTSSKSC, from the coding sequence ATGGGCGGCCAGTACCGGATCACGGGGGACAAGTACCCGCGGATGCGCCGGCCCCGAGGGCGCCGCAGGCTCGTGTTCCTGGTCGTCGCCTCCGTCACCGCACTCGGGCTGATCGGGTGGGGGACCCTGCAGCTCATCGACGTCTTCACGGGCGGCGGCGACAAGGCGACGGCGGCGGGCCCCAAGGCGGACTGCGCGACGAAGGTCAGCGCGTCGGCCACACCGGCCGCCGCCACCGCCAAGACGCTGCCCAAGCCCGGCCAGATCACCGTGAACGTCCTGAACGCCACGCCCCGCAGCGGGCTGGCCAAGGAAACCGCGGACGAGCTGGAGAAGCGCGGCTTCAAGATCGGCGACGTGGGCAACGCGACGGACGCGTACGACAAGAAGGTCGAGGGCGCCGGGATACTCCTCGGCGCGAAGTCGGCCTACTCGGCCGCGCTGCCCGTCCTCAACACCCAGCTCCCCGGCGCCGAGTTGAAGACCGACGGCCGCGACAAGGCCACCGAGGTCGACCTCATCATCGGCACCGGCTTCAAGTCGCTGACGAAGAAGGACGACGCCGACAAGGCCCTGGCCGTCCTGGCCAAGCCCGCACCGGCGCCCTCCACCTCCTCGAAGAGCTGCTGA
- a CDS encoding type II toxin-antitoxin system VapB family antitoxin: protein MIFKRIGNGRPYPDHGRESTRQWADVAPRPVRLDQLVTTKGQLDLETLLAEDSTFYGDLFAHVVKWQGDLYLEDGLHRAVRAALQQRQVLHARVLELD, encoded by the coding sequence GTGATCTTCAAGCGCATCGGAAACGGACGGCCGTACCCCGACCACGGCCGGGAAAGCACCCGGCAGTGGGCGGACGTCGCGCCGCGCCCGGTCCGCCTCGATCAACTCGTGACGACCAAGGGCCAGCTGGACCTGGAGACCCTCCTCGCCGAGGACTCCACCTTCTACGGCGACCTGTTCGCGCACGTGGTGAAGTGGCAGGGCGACCTATACCTGGAAGACGGCCTGCACCGTGCCGTCCGCGCCGCGCTGCAACAGCGCCAGGTGCTCCACGCACGCGTCCTTGAACTGGACTAA
- a CDS encoding helicase HerA-like domain-containing protein, whose amino-acid sequence MRDSETMPSAGPGTAPGTTGNAPAAGGSSAALPREALEIASGYAFSGPALDLGALLWDGQCLPDVQIRIPLPMLNRHGLVAGATGTGKTKTLQLIAEQLSAQGVPVFLADIKGDVSGISAPGVAGDKVQERARDVHQEWTPTGYPAEFYALGGMGHGIPVRATITSFGPVLLSKVLQLNQTQEQSLGLIFHYADQKGLELVDLKDLRAVVTFLTSDEGKQELKGIGGLSTATAGVILRSLTAFEAQGMSPFFGEPEFDTSELLRTVSDGRGSDGPGSDGRGVVSVLELPEVQDKPQLFSTFLMWLLADLFHDLPEVGDADKPKLVFFFDEAHLLFNDASKAFLNSITQTVRLIRSKGVGVFFVTQTPKDVPADVLGQLGNRVQHALRAFTPDDQKALRATVKTFPNSAYDLEELLTGLGTGEAVVTVLSEKGAPTPVAATRLRAPGSLMGPVDAAVLDRAVTASPLYGRYAQAVDRESAYEKLTAAREVEAGQEVAAGSASAPGSASAPGSARAKGAPAKGRPAKEEASVVEQVVGSGLFKSLARSVGTQIGREITRSLFGTARRRR is encoded by the coding sequence ATGCGTGACAGCGAGACCATGCCGTCGGCTGGCCCTGGCACCGCTCCCGGGACGACCGGAAACGCCCCCGCCGCGGGAGGGAGCTCCGCCGCGCTGCCGCGGGAAGCCCTGGAAATCGCTTCCGGGTACGCCTTCTCCGGCCCCGCCCTCGATCTGGGCGCCCTGCTCTGGGACGGGCAGTGCCTGCCCGACGTACAGATCCGCATCCCGTTGCCGATGCTCAACCGGCACGGTCTGGTCGCCGGCGCCACCGGCACCGGCAAGACCAAGACGCTCCAGCTGATCGCCGAGCAGCTGTCGGCCCAGGGCGTGCCGGTGTTCCTCGCGGACATCAAGGGCGATGTGTCGGGCATTTCGGCGCCGGGCGTGGCGGGCGACAAGGTCCAGGAGCGCGCCCGGGACGTCCACCAGGAGTGGACGCCGACCGGATACCCGGCCGAGTTCTACGCGCTCGGCGGCATGGGCCATGGCATCCCCGTACGTGCCACGATCACCAGCTTCGGCCCGGTGCTGCTGTCCAAGGTGCTCCAGCTCAACCAGACCCAGGAGCAGTCGCTCGGCCTGATCTTCCACTACGCCGACCAGAAGGGCCTGGAGCTGGTCGACCTCAAGGACCTGCGCGCGGTCGTCACGTTCCTGACCTCGGACGAGGGCAAGCAGGAGCTGAAGGGGATCGGCGGGCTGTCCACGGCCACGGCGGGCGTCATCCTCCGTTCCCTCACCGCCTTCGAGGCGCAGGGCATGAGCCCCTTCTTCGGGGAGCCGGAGTTCGACACGAGCGAGCTGTTGCGGACGGTGTCGGACGGGCGGGGGTCGGACGGGCCTGGGTCGGACGGGCGGGGGGTGGTGTCGGTGCTCGAACTCCCGGAAGTCCAGGACAAGCCGCAGCTCTTCTCCACCTTCCTGATGTGGCTGCTCGCCGACCTGTTCCACGATCTTCCGGAAGTCGGCGACGCCGACAAGCCGAAACTCGTGTTCTTCTTCGACGAGGCGCACCTGCTGTTCAACGACGCCTCGAAGGCCTTCCTGAACTCGATCACCCAGACCGTCCGGCTCATTCGCTCGAAGGGAGTTGGCGTCTTCTTCGTGACGCAGACTCCGAAGGACGTACCCGCCGATGTCCTCGGCCAGCTCGGCAACCGCGTCCAGCACGCGCTGCGGGCCTTCACCCCTGACGATCAGAAGGCTTTGAGGGCGACGGTGAAGACCTTCCCGAACTCGGCGTACGACCTGGAGGAACTCCTCACGGGACTCGGCACGGGGGAGGCCGTGGTCACGGTCCTGAGCGAGAAGGGCGCCCCGACCCCCGTCGCCGCGACCCGGCTGCGTGCGCCCGGGTCGCTGATGGGCCCGGTCGACGCGGCGGTCCTGGACCGGGCGGTCACGGCGTCGCCGCTCTACGGGCGGTATGCACAGGCTGTGGACCGCGAGTCGGCTTACGAGAAGCTGACCGCTGCCCGTGAGGTGGAGGCGGGGCAGGAGGTGGCGGCGGGGTCTGCGTCCGCTCCTGGGTCTGCGTCTGCTCCTGGGTCCGCGCGGGCCAAGGGGGCACCGGCGAAGGGGCGGCCGGCCAAGGAGGAGGCCTCGGTTGTCGAGCAGGTGGTCGGTAGTGGGCTTTTCAAGTCCCTGGCCCGGTCGGTCGGTACGCAGATCGGCCGTGAGATCACTCGGTCGTTGTTCGGGACGGCTCGGCGTCGGCGGTAG
- a CDS encoding HdeD family acid-resistance protein, with translation MSEPTDEGPLYLLSRTAWQAVLGAGIAALALGVMVLVWPEASLRVAGVLFGLYLIVSGVLQLVAAFGTHAATSLRVLAFISGALSILLGLFCFRGAMESILLLALWIGIGWLFRGITQAIAAASDPTVPARGWQVFLGIVSFIAGVVLIVAPFKSVAVLTLVTGCWLIVVGIVEIITAFGIRSGARRIPRTA, from the coding sequence ATGAGCGAGCCCACAGACGAAGGCCCCCTGTACCTTCTCTCCCGCACCGCCTGGCAAGCCGTACTAGGCGCCGGAATCGCCGCGCTGGCGCTGGGCGTCATGGTGCTGGTCTGGCCGGAGGCCTCACTCCGCGTCGCCGGAGTGCTCTTCGGGCTCTACCTGATCGTCAGCGGCGTCCTGCAACTCGTCGCCGCCTTCGGCACCCACGCGGCGACCTCCCTCCGCGTCCTGGCCTTCATCAGCGGCGCCCTGTCCATCCTGCTGGGCCTCTTCTGCTTCCGCGGCGCAATGGAGTCGATCCTGCTCCTCGCCCTGTGGATCGGCATCGGCTGGCTGTTCCGCGGCATCACCCAGGCCATCGCCGCCGCGTCCGACCCGACCGTGCCGGCCCGCGGCTGGCAGGTGTTCCTCGGCATCGTCAGCTTCATCGCCGGCGTCGTGCTGATCGTGGCCCCGTTCAAGTCGGTCGCCGTCCTCACCCTCGTCACCGGCTGCTGGCTCATCGTGGTCGGCATCGTCGAGATCATCACGGCGTTCGGCATCCGCTCCGGCGCCCGGCGCATCCCCCGAACCGCCTGA
- a CDS encoding HhH-GPD-type base excision DNA repair protein has protein sequence MDVTLHLAQQPEADELLGRSALAALVGMLLDQQVPMEWAFAGPYTIAQRLGTDDLDAHEIAAYDPEKFAALLSAKPAVHRYPGSMAKRIQQLCQYLVEHYAGDPTAVWNDAKTGAELLQRLKDLPGFGPQKAQIFLALLGKQLGVRPKGWRESAGPYGEPKSFRSVADITGPDSLAKVRAHKQELKATAKASGK, from the coding sequence ATGGACGTCACTCTTCACCTCGCCCAGCAGCCGGAAGCCGACGAACTGCTCGGCCGCAGCGCGCTCGCCGCCCTCGTCGGCATGCTGCTGGACCAGCAGGTTCCGATGGAGTGGGCCTTCGCGGGGCCGTACACGATCGCGCAACGGCTGGGTACGGACGATCTCGACGCGCACGAGATCGCCGCGTACGACCCGGAGAAGTTCGCCGCGTTGCTGTCCGCCAAGCCGGCCGTGCACCGCTATCCCGGTTCGATGGCCAAGAGGATCCAGCAGCTGTGCCAGTACCTCGTGGAGCACTACGCCGGAGACCCCACCGCTGTCTGGAACGACGCCAAGACCGGCGCCGAACTCCTCCAACGCCTCAAGGACCTTCCCGGCTTCGGCCCCCAGAAGGCCCAGATCTTCCTCGCCCTCCTCGGCAAACAACTGGGCGTACGTCCCAAGGGCTGGCGCGAGTCCGCGGGTCCCTACGGGGAGCCCAAGTCCTTCCGCTCCGTGGCCGACATCACCGGCCCCGACTCCCTCGCCAAGGTCCGCGCCCACAAACAAGAACTGAAAGCCACCGCCAAGGCCTCCGGCAAGTAA
- a CDS encoding penicillin acylase family protein, which yields MTVEIYRDAWGIPHLRAHSAQELAHAQGRTTAVDRAWQLEVERHRSQGTSAAFLGADAVAWDRFARQARLDDTARRCFAALEKRDPETAAWVVSYVAGVNEGLAEGARRAPEFAATGLAPGRWEPWSPLGVWLGTHILFAGFPAKLWREEVVRLLGADAVQLFAMDGPGTSGSNGWLVSGGRSVTGRAVIAGDPHRFIEDPGVYQQIRLSCPEFDVVGLAVPGVPGIAHFAHTGTVAWAITNAMADYQDLYRERLRWAAGHPGDGSSVEAADVLEVLDPDGAWRTADRHLETIHVAGSESVEVEVIETGRGPVVIGGAGAEESISLRYPPRVTEDLGFSALLPLLRARRVADVDRAFDRWAEPVNVVQAADTEGGLLHRVAGRVPVRSADNRTRVVAAWEPGREWQGWHEMPYGSFEDGVAVMANQRGPAAPLGVEFAPPHRASRIRQLLGAAKHWSAQDMPAIHMDTHLASAAALLDRLGALAREEFSLGAVALREQLLGWDRRMEAGSAEAAVYAAVRGAVVRRLVAQPALAALAVLADPAGPSAYPEIFLPWLALTSRVGFALENLLKAEELYGIDRDAIVRAAVEEVAAAPAPGTWGDTHRLAPWRALTDTSYDEPGLSGDHDCVLCTSAVPGLTDLSARGPAARYVWDLADRQNSLWVVPFGADGVPGSGHHRDQLPLWLKGDLVPVTTDWNTLTKQSHESQEGQESHED from the coding sequence GTGACCGTCGAGATCTACCGTGACGCCTGGGGCATCCCCCACCTGCGCGCGCACAGCGCACAGGAACTCGCCCACGCGCAGGGCCGTACCACCGCCGTGGACCGGGCCTGGCAGCTGGAGGTCGAACGGCACCGCTCGCAGGGCACCTCGGCCGCCTTCCTCGGCGCCGACGCCGTCGCCTGGGACCGGTTCGCCCGGCAGGCCCGGCTCGACGACACCGCAAGACGCTGTTTCGCGGCCCTGGAGAAACGGGATCCCGAGACCGCCGCGTGGGTTGTCTCCTATGTGGCCGGGGTCAATGAGGGGCTCGCCGAGGGCGCCCGGCGCGCACCGGAGTTCGCGGCGACCGGGCTCGCCCCCGGGCGCTGGGAGCCCTGGAGCCCCCTCGGTGTCTGGCTCGGCACGCACATCCTCTTCGCCGGGTTCCCCGCCAAGCTCTGGCGCGAGGAGGTCGTACGGCTGCTGGGGGCGGACGCGGTCCAGCTGTTCGCCATGGACGGGCCCGGCACCTCGGGGAGCAACGGGTGGCTGGTGAGCGGCGGGCGCAGCGTCACCGGGCGGGCCGTCATCGCCGGTGATCCCCATCGGTTCATCGAGGATCCCGGCGTCTATCAGCAGATACGCCTCTCCTGCCCGGAGTTCGACGTCGTCGGCCTCGCCGTCCCCGGCGTCCCGGGCATCGCCCACTTCGCCCACACCGGAACCGTCGCCTGGGCCATCACCAACGCGATGGCCGACTACCAGGACCTGTACCGCGAGCGCCTGCGGTGGGCCGCCGGGCATCCCGGTGACGGTTCGTCCGTCGAGGCGGCCGATGTGCTTGAAGTGCTTGATCCCGACGGGGCCTGGCGGACCGCGGACCGGCATCTGGAGACCATTCATGTCGCCGGGAGCGAGTCCGTCGAGGTCGAGGTGATCGAGACGGGGCGGGGGCCCGTGGTCATCGGTGGAGCGGGGGCCGAGGAGTCCATCAGCCTCCGGTATCCGCCGCGCGTCACCGAGGACCTCGGCTTCAGCGCCCTCCTCCCGCTGCTGCGCGCCCGCCGGGTCGCCGACGTGGACCGGGCGTTCGACCGCTGGGCCGAGCCCGTCAACGTCGTCCAGGCCGCCGACACCGAGGGCGGGCTGCTGCACCGTGTCGCCGGGCGGGTCCCGGTGCGGAGCGCCGACAACCGGACGCGGGTGGTGGCTGCCTGGGAGCCCGGGCGGGAGTGGCAGGGCTGGCACGAGATGCCGTACGGCTCCTTCGAGGACGGCGTCGCCGTGATGGCCAACCAGCGCGGGCCCGCCGCCCCGCTCGGCGTCGAGTTCGCCCCGCCGCACCGCGCCTCGCGCATCCGGCAGCTTCTCGGCGCGGCGAAGCACTGGTCGGCGCAGGACATGCCCGCCATCCACATGGACACCCATCTCGCCTCGGCCGCCGCCCTGTTGGACCGGCTGGGTGCCCTTGCGCGGGAGGAGTTCAGCCTCGGTGCGGTCGCGCTTCGGGAGCAACTCCTCGGCTGGGACCGGCGGATGGAGGCCGGCAGTGCCGAGGCGGCGGTGTACGCGGCGGTGCGCGGTGCGGTCGTACGGCGGCTCGTGGCGCAGCCCGCGCTGGCTGCGCTGGCCGTGCTGGCCGATCCGGCCGGTCCGTCCGCGTATCCGGAGATTTTTCTTCCGTGGCTCGCCCTCACCTCGCGCGTCGGTTTCGCCCTCGAAAACCTGCTGAAGGCCGAGGAGTTGTACGGCATCGACCGCGACGCGATCGTCCGCGCGGCCGTCGAGGAGGTGGCCGCCGCCCCGGCGCCGGGTACGTGGGGCGACACCCACCGGCTCGCGCCCTGGCGTGCGCTCACCGACACGTCGTACGACGAACCGGGGCTGTCCGGCGACCACGACTGTGTGCTGTGCACCTCGGCGGTGCCCGGTCTCACCGATCTGAGCGCGCGTGGCCCGGCCGCCCGTTACGTCTGGGATCTCGCCGACCGGCAGAACAGTCTGTGGGTGGTTCCGTTCGGTGCGGACGGCGTCCCGGGGTCGGGCCACCACCGTGACCAACTCCCCTTGTGGCTCAAGGGAGATCTCGTCCCGGTGACCACCGACTGGAACACGCTGACCAAGCAGAGCCATGAGAGTCAGGAGGGGCAGGAGAGCCATGAGGACTGA
- a CDS encoding GNAT family N-acetyltransferase has protein sequence MRTENAYALGREAVHEQVLDGFGTVRVVTVDPHADLDVIHGWVAQERARFWGMNGLTKEQVLETYVHLDSLDTHHAFLAVKDGEPAALFQTYEPEADRVSECYDVESGDIGMHLLIGPAGPGGGRPGWSSTLLTAFTTYLLTGLDRQRVVVEPDARNVKAIDRLTRQGFVPAEEIVLPEIDLPEVYLPEKRARLAFLTRKAFQEGR, from the coding sequence ATGAGGACTGAGAACGCGTACGCCCTGGGCCGCGAAGCCGTACACGAGCAGGTGCTCGACGGGTTCGGCACCGTTCGTGTCGTGACGGTCGATCCGCATGCCGATCTCGATGTCATCCACGGGTGGGTCGCGCAGGAGCGGGCCAGGTTCTGGGGGATGAACGGGCTCACGAAGGAGCAGGTGCTCGAAACGTATGTCCATCTGGACTCGCTCGACACCCATCACGCCTTCCTCGCGGTCAAGGACGGCGAACCCGCCGCGCTCTTCCAGACGTACGAGCCCGAGGCCGACCGGGTCAGCGAGTGCTACGACGTCGAGTCCGGTGACATCGGTATGCATCTGCTGATCGGGCCCGCGGGACCCGGCGGTGGCCGGCCGGGCTGGTCGTCGACCCTGCTGACCGCGTTCACCACGTATCTGCTGACCGGCCTCGACCGGCAGCGGGTCGTGGTCGAACCCGACGCGCGCAACGTGAAGGCGATCGACCGGCTGACCCGGCAGGGTTTCGTCCCGGCGGAGGAGATCGTGCTGCCCGAGATCGACCTGCCCGAGGTCTACCTCCCCGAGAAGCGCGCCCGGCTCGCCTTCCTCACCCGGAAGGCTTTTCAGGAAGGTCGTTGA